Proteins encoded by one window of Gemmatimonadaceae bacterium:
- a CDS encoding PASTA domain-containing protein — protein QAVPVEQNARTSPPAVTTDTAADDASVPIVVTLPMPASAPAPRTMHPVPDIRGLPLRDAVRSLHNAGFRVQLARAAGGGSATSPSAGELAPTGTLVRLLFDY, from the coding sequence GCAGGCCGTTCCCGTCGAACAAAACGCGCGGACCAGCCCGCCGGCGGTGACCACCGACACAGCCGCCGACGACGCCAGCGTCCCTATTGTGGTGACGCTGCCGATGCCGGCGAGCGCGCCGGCACCGCGCACGATGCACCCCGTTCCCGACATCCGCGGCTTGCCGCTCCGCGACGCGGTGCGGTCGTTGCACAATGCGGGGTTTCGCGTGCAGCTCGCGCGCGCGGCAGGCGGCGGCTCAGCGACGAGTCCGTCGGCCGGCGAGCTGGCACCCACTGGAACTCTGGTTCGACTGCTCTTCGACTACTGA
- a CDS encoding UDP-N-acetylmuramoyl-L-alanyl-D-glutamate--2,6-diaminopimelate ligase encodes MHADIDTLAQALAEAGLLVERRGAVAGNAKALTGITDDSRAVRPGYLFVAVRGSERDGHDYLDAAANAGAVAAIVQDAARTTLPALVVNDGRRAAAIAGAAAYGFPARELQLVGITGTNGKTTTVNMLRHLLDEPSARSASIGTLGVLIGSEGEPLEGGGGLTTPGPIELQRIFRALHDAGVRRIAMEVSSHSLDQRRVDGVFFDVVGFTNLTRDHLDYHGTMERYFAAKARLVEHLLPHGTVVYNLDDKAWAALKTDRRRVAFSERVPSAEVHAEHIQFGPRGSEFDVVLDGASTRVRLPVIGDFNVINALGAAAAAYALGVPNARIGERLSSMPQVPGRLEVLRDSPTVLRDYAHTPDALARALDAVRPFAPERLIVVFGCGGDRDRGKRPVMGGIAEAKANLVIVTSDNPRTENPESILDEIFTGMHGTNHERIEDRRAAIARALEIASPRDVIVLAGKGHETYQVRGTEKLPFDEKQIVGELSAEIAHGSARSGAHENTR; translated from the coding sequence ATGCACGCTGACATCGATACGCTCGCGCAGGCGCTCGCCGAGGCAGGCCTTCTCGTCGAGCGGCGCGGCGCGGTGGCCGGGAACGCGAAAGCGCTGACCGGCATCACCGACGACAGTCGCGCGGTTCGCCCCGGATACCTGTTCGTCGCCGTGCGTGGTAGTGAGCGCGATGGCCACGACTACCTCGACGCTGCCGCGAACGCGGGCGCGGTCGCGGCGATCGTGCAGGATGCGGCGCGCACCACGCTGCCCGCACTGGTTGTGAACGACGGCCGGCGCGCAGCGGCGATCGCCGGTGCGGCGGCGTACGGATTTCCCGCGCGCGAGCTGCAGCTGGTCGGAATCACCGGCACGAACGGCAAGACGACGACGGTCAACATGCTGCGCCACTTGCTCGACGAACCGAGCGCGCGCAGCGCGTCGATCGGTACGCTCGGGGTGCTGATCGGCAGCGAGGGCGAGCCACTCGAGGGCGGCGGCGGACTCACGACGCCGGGGCCGATCGAGCTGCAGCGCATCTTTCGCGCGCTGCACGACGCCGGGGTGCGCCGCATTGCGATGGAAGTTTCGTCGCATTCGCTCGACCAGCGCCGCGTCGATGGCGTGTTCTTCGACGTCGTCGGGTTCACGAACCTGACCCGCGATCATCTCGACTACCACGGCACGATGGAGCGCTACTTCGCGGCCAAGGCGAGATTGGTCGAGCATCTGCTCCCGCACGGCACCGTCGTCTACAATCTCGACGACAAGGCGTGGGCCGCGCTCAAGACGGACCGGCGTCGCGTGGCATTCAGCGAACGGGTGCCAAGCGCCGAGGTTCACGCGGAGCACATTCAATTCGGTCCGCGGGGGAGCGAATTCGATGTCGTGCTCGACGGTGCTTCGACACGAGTTCGCCTTCCGGTCATCGGCGACTTCAACGTCATCAACGCACTCGGCGCCGCGGCCGCGGCGTACGCGCTCGGCGTTCCGAATGCGCGCATCGGCGAACGGTTGTCGTCGATGCCGCAGGTGCCCGGGCGGCTGGAGGTGCTGCGCGATTCACCGACGGTGCTGCGCGATTACGCGCATACGCCGGACGCGCTCGCTCGCGCGCTCGATGCCGTGCGTCCGTTTGCGCCGGAACGCTTGATCGTGGTGTTCGGCTGCGGTGGCGACCGCGATCGCGGCAAGCGACCCGTGATGGGCGGCATCGCGGAAGCGAAGGCGAATTTGGTGATCGTCACGAGCGACAATCCGCGCACCGAAAATCCCGAATCCATTCTCGACGAGATCTTCACCGGCATGCACGGCACGAATCACGAGCGTATCGAGGACCGGCGCGCGGCGATCGCGCGCGCGCTGGAGATCGCGTCGCCGCGCGACGTGATCGTCCTCGCCGGCAAGGGACATGAGACGTATCAAGTTCGCGGCACCGAGAAGCTGCCCTTCGACGAAAAGCAAATCGTCGGGGAGCTGTCCGCCGAGATCGCGCATGGGAGCGCGCGATCGGGCGCGCATGAGAACACGCGATGA
- the murF gene encoding UDP-N-acetylmuramoyl-tripeptide--D-alanyl-D-alanine ligase — MSTAPPVVAKSTFWSLDRVAHALTPLAPVNLPRGAGTFGRVWTDTRTIEPGDLFVALVGERFDAHDFLAEAVANGATGLVVSQAGKAARLGVPVFEVRDTLVALGALGTFHRRALMKPVIAVVGTNGKTSTKELLKAALGGVLEVHATTGNLNNLIGVPLTLLAMPESVDVAVIEMGTNQPGEVARLRAIVEPNITVVTSIAEEHLEGLGDLAGVLREEMAGTDGVAAAIVPAAQTDVVQAARDKAERVVSAGLDAGDVRPRSWSVEPDGRGRLTIDDVELTVPLRGVHNLRNAMLAFAVAREIGVTAADAARGIASMPVPPMRSSVEQVGRVTLINDAYNSNPGSARAAIELLQHAGAGRQRVAVLGTMLELGPSTPRLHEDVARDALDAGLEIVAAIGEFASALGRIAPGDSRVITADDVDGLWRALSPRLEPEAVILLKGSRGMRLERLVGPITEWAGQRA, encoded by the coding sequence ATGAGCACCGCACCTCCGGTCGTCGCCAAATCGACGTTCTGGTCGCTCGATCGCGTCGCCCACGCACTGACTCCGTTGGCGCCGGTGAACTTGCCGCGCGGAGCAGGGACGTTTGGCCGCGTGTGGACGGATACGCGAACCATCGAGCCGGGCGATTTGTTCGTGGCGCTCGTTGGTGAGCGGTTCGACGCGCACGATTTTCTTGCCGAGGCGGTCGCGAACGGCGCGACGGGTCTCGTCGTCTCGCAGGCGGGCAAGGCCGCGAGGCTCGGCGTTCCGGTATTCGAGGTGCGCGACACGCTCGTTGCGCTGGGCGCGCTCGGCACGTTCCATCGCCGTGCGTTGATGAAACCCGTCATCGCCGTCGTCGGCACGAATGGAAAGACGAGCACGAAAGAGTTGCTCAAGGCGGCGCTTGGCGGCGTGCTCGAGGTTCACGCGACGACGGGCAATTTGAACAACCTGATCGGCGTGCCGCTGACGCTCCTCGCGATGCCCGAGTCGGTCGACGTGGCGGTGATCGAGATGGGTACCAACCAGCCGGGTGAAGTCGCGCGGCTGCGCGCGATCGTCGAGCCGAACATCACGGTGGTGACGTCGATCGCCGAGGAGCACCTCGAGGGATTGGGCGACCTGGCCGGCGTGCTGCGTGAAGAGATGGCGGGGACCGATGGAGTTGCCGCCGCGATCGTCCCCGCGGCGCAGACCGACGTCGTCCAGGCGGCGCGCGACAAGGCGGAGCGAGTCGTGAGTGCCGGTCTCGATGCGGGCGATGTCCGCCCGCGGTCGTGGAGTGTCGAGCCCGATGGACGCGGACGCCTGACCATCGACGACGTCGAGCTCACCGTACCGCTGCGCGGCGTGCACAATCTGCGGAATGCGATGCTGGCGTTCGCCGTGGCGCGCGAGATCGGCGTGACGGCCGCCGACGCGGCGCGCGGCATTGCGTCGATGCCCGTTCCGCCGATGCGGTCGAGTGTCGAGCAAGTCGGGCGAGTGACACTGATCAACGACGCGTACAACTCGAATCCGGGCTCGGCACGCGCGGCGATCGAGCTGCTCCAGCACGCGGGCGCCGGTCGTCAGCGAGTGGCGGTGCTGGGGACGATGCTGGAGCTGGGTCCATCGACGCCGCGGCTGCACGAGGACGTGGCGCGCGACGCGCTCGATGCCGGATTGGAGATCGTGGCCGCCATCGGCGAGTTCGCGTCCGCGCTGGGGCGTATCGCACCCGGGGATTCGCGCGTCATTACCGCCGACGACGTGGATGGACTGTGGCGGGCGCTTTCGCCGCGGCTGGAACCCGAAGCGGTTATCCTCCTCAAAGGTTCGCGAGGCATGCGGCTCGAGCGTCTGGTGGGTCCGATCACGGAGTGGGCGGGTCAACGCGCGTGA
- the mraY gene encoding phospho-N-acetylmuramoyl-pentapeptide-transferase yields the protein MLYSFLYPLSRQYKVLNVFQYISLRAVGAAVTALLLSFIVGPIIMAALKRQSMHQVVREGTPDSHAAKGTTPTMGGLIILGSSLLSIALWGRFSISHPYLWIAIAITIWMGLIGFLDDTLKLRQKRRGEKNRGLVEKYKLAGQFVAGVTLGWYLWQHPLSPNLPGASSTLPFLKYVLLVWWPKFAFLYVAWTTFILIGTTNAVNITDGLDGLAAGLSAIAFGTFAIFAYIMGRVDLSRYLGVFNLQDSGELTVFCLGMVGALIGFLWFNTHPAQVFMGDTGALALGGALGGIALLLKSEFVLAFVGALFVAEMMSVVVQRYVFKYLKQRRGLEYAQAHRVFRRAPLHHHFEEIGWAETQVVVRFWIIGILCAFFALSTLKLR from the coding sequence ATGCTCTACTCATTTTTGTACCCGCTCTCCCGACAATACAAAGTTCTGAACGTCTTCCAGTACATCTCTCTGCGCGCGGTCGGCGCGGCGGTGACGGCACTGCTCCTGTCCTTCATCGTCGGTCCGATCATCATGGCGGCGCTGAAGCGGCAGTCGATGCACCAGGTCGTGCGCGAAGGAACGCCCGACTCGCATGCCGCGAAGGGTACGACGCCGACGATGGGCGGCTTGATCATTCTGGGCAGCTCGCTGTTGTCCATCGCGCTCTGGGGGCGGTTCAGCATCAGCCATCCGTACTTGTGGATCGCGATCGCGATCACGATCTGGATGGGCCTGATCGGATTTCTCGACGACACGCTCAAGCTGCGGCAGAAGCGGCGCGGCGAAAAAAATCGCGGGCTGGTCGAGAAGTACAAGCTCGCCGGCCAGTTCGTTGCCGGGGTGACGCTCGGTTGGTATCTGTGGCAGCATCCGTTGTCGCCGAATCTGCCGGGCGCGTCGTCGACGCTGCCATTTCTCAAGTACGTCCTGCTCGTGTGGTGGCCGAAGTTCGCGTTTCTCTACGTGGCGTGGACGACGTTCATCCTCATCGGTACCACGAACGCGGTGAACATCACCGACGGGTTGGACGGTCTCGCCGCCGGACTCTCGGCGATTGCCTTCGGTACGTTCGCGATCTTCGCGTACATCATGGGTCGCGTGGACCTGAGTCGTTATCTGGGCGTCTTCAACCTTCAGGATTCGGGCGAGCTCACCGTGTTCTGCCTCGGCATGGTGGGCGCGCTGATCGGATTTCTCTGGTTCAACACGCACCCCGCGCAGGTGTTCATGGGCGACACGGGTGCGCTCGCGCTGGGCGGTGCGTTGGGTGGAATCGCGCTGCTGCTCAAGTCGGAGTTCGTGCTGGCGTTCGTGGGCGCGCTCTTCGTTGCGGAGATGATGTCGGTGGTGGTGCAGCGTTATGTGTTCAAGTATCTGAAACAGCGTCGCGGGCTGGAGTATGCTCAAGCCCACCGCGTCTTTCGACGAGCACCGCTGCATCACCATTTCGAAGAGATCGGTTGGGCGGAGACGCAGGTGGTCGTACGATTCTGGATCATCGGCATTCTCTGCGCGTTCTTCGCGCTGAGTACTCTCAAATTGAGATGA
- the murD gene encoding UDP-N-acetylmuramoyl-L-alanine--D-glutamate ligase — MRNSDPAMRSEWLGGEIAVVGLARSGRSAAQLLARAGSDVYASDYSRDERLEQTAVELHHDGVDVQLGGHDLERIARCKLVVASPGVPPDAAPFVAARRAGVDIVSEIEIGLRFLPSLKYIAVTGTNGKTTTTALMGHLLKALGRRAETAGNIGTPLTELAMAKQPPEWVALEVSSFQLHDTPSIDPEVGVLTNLSANHLDRYNSVEEYYGDKALLFRNATAASHWVTNADDSDVQSMTEHVTGMQCRFSVRGKSDAYYDRDKDRLCVLGHPILDRRDLPLLGDHNVANALAAALAVMIAERDHRGEQALKKIGGALATFSALEHRIETAAEQGGVTWINDSKSTTVESTRIALRGMTKPTVLLLGGKHKGAPYTDLVPELKRTARAVIAYGEAAPLIEKDLHGVVPLTRLGSSFEDVIAAARQLAQPGDVVLLSPACSSYDMFDNYEERGREFKRLAVVSR, encoded by the coding sequence ATGCGTAATTCGGATCCGGCGATGCGGTCGGAATGGCTCGGTGGGGAAATCGCGGTGGTCGGCCTGGCGCGCAGCGGACGGTCGGCGGCGCAGTTGCTGGCACGCGCCGGATCGGACGTGTACGCGTCCGACTACTCGCGCGACGAACGGCTCGAACAAACCGCGGTCGAGCTCCATCATGACGGCGTCGACGTGCAGCTGGGCGGACACGATCTCGAGCGCATCGCGCGCTGCAAGCTGGTCGTCGCCAGTCCCGGTGTGCCGCCCGACGCCGCGCCCTTCGTCGCCGCGCGCCGGGCGGGCGTCGACATCGTGAGCGAGATCGAGATCGGCCTGCGATTTCTGCCGAGTCTCAAATACATCGCCGTCACCGGCACCAACGGCAAGACGACGACGACGGCGCTGATGGGCCACCTCCTCAAGGCACTCGGTCGTCGCGCGGAGACGGCGGGGAACATCGGGACCCCGCTGACGGAGCTGGCGATGGCGAAGCAGCCGCCCGAGTGGGTGGCGCTCGAGGTGTCGTCGTTTCAGCTGCACGATACCCCGAGCATCGATCCCGAGGTCGGCGTGTTGACGAATCTCTCGGCGAATCATCTCGACCGGTACAACAGCGTCGAGGAGTATTACGGCGACAAGGCGCTGCTCTTCCGCAACGCGACAGCGGCATCGCACTGGGTCACGAACGCCGACGATTCGGACGTGCAGTCCATGACGGAGCACGTAACCGGCATGCAGTGCCGATTTTCGGTGCGTGGCAAGAGCGACGCGTATTACGATCGCGACAAGGACCGGCTGTGCGTGCTGGGGCACCCGATTCTGGATCGTCGGGATTTGCCGCTGCTCGGCGACCACAACGTGGCGAACGCACTCGCGGCCGCGCTCGCGGTGATGATCGCCGAGCGCGATCATCGGGGCGAGCAGGCGCTCAAGAAGATCGGCGGCGCGCTCGCGACCTTCTCGGCGCTGGAGCATCGAATCGAGACCGCGGCCGAACAGGGTGGGGTGACCTGGATCAACGACTCGAAGTCGACGACGGTCGAGTCGACGCGCATCGCGTTGCGCGGAATGACCAAGCCGACGGTGCTGTTGCTGGGCGGCAAGCACAAGGGCGCGCCATATACCGATCTCGTGCCCGAGCTCAAGCGGACGGCACGCGCGGTGATCGCGTACGGTGAAGCAGCGCCGCTCATCGAGAAGGATCTTCATGGCGTCGTGCCGTTGACCCGGCTCGGATCGTCGTTCGAGGACGTCATCGCGGCCGCACGCCAGCTTGCGCAGCCCGGAGACGTCGTGCTTCTCTCTCCAGCCTGCTCGAGCTACGACATGTTCGACAACTATGAAGAACGGGGCCGGGAGTTCAAGCGGCTTGCCGTCGTCTCCCGCTAG
- a CDS encoding FtsW/RodA/SpoVE family cell cycle protein, with the protein MKAVAASAVRERWKMGPEARGMVLVSAIITAFGLAVLYSASAFVAANDHNGQSAYFLLKQLSGVAAGIVVFAIAAKFDAEKLREWAWPLMWFTIATMFAVLVLPAKFAPVIHGSRRFLIGSSFQPSEFGKLSVVVWCSMLIVKKGDSLKRFSKGLVPFLVVIGLLAALAALEPDLSVSMLYFLLMALLLFVGGARMSHFVALGAMMFPIAITKIDKWRYALARLTAFFEPGQAPADISYQLQQSLIAVGSGGWFGRGFGEGMQQAYFVPFPYSDFVASNIGEEWGFVGLAGITIAFAIYGLFGFRIARKARSPFLQLVAVGLTFTTVLTAFLHIGVVIGLLPTTGLTLPFVSYGRSNLVLTMLFTGILVNIGSEKERVMGSRATDPLAVAAA; encoded by the coding sequence ATGAAGGCGGTCGCGGCATCCGCCGTTCGCGAACGGTGGAAAATGGGCCCGGAGGCGCGCGGCATGGTGCTCGTGAGCGCCATCATCACCGCGTTCGGCCTCGCCGTGCTGTACAGCGCGAGCGCCTTCGTCGCCGCCAACGACCACAATGGCCAGAGCGCCTACTTTCTCCTCAAGCAATTGAGCGGCGTCGCCGCCGGCATCGTGGTGTTCGCCATCGCCGCGAAGTTCGATGCCGAGAAACTGCGTGAATGGGCGTGGCCGCTGATGTGGTTCACGATCGCGACGATGTTCGCGGTGCTCGTGCTGCCGGCGAAGTTCGCGCCGGTGATTCACGGCTCGCGCCGATTCCTGATTGGTTCGTCGTTTCAGCCGTCGGAATTCGGAAAGCTGTCGGTGGTCGTGTGGTGTTCCATGCTGATCGTGAAGAAGGGCGACAGCCTCAAGCGTTTCAGCAAGGGCCTGGTTCCATTCCTCGTCGTCATCGGCCTCCTGGCCGCGCTCGCTGCGCTCGAGCCGGACCTGTCGGTGTCGATGCTGTATTTCCTGTTGATGGCACTGCTGCTCTTCGTCGGTGGCGCGCGCATGAGCCACTTCGTGGCGCTCGGCGCGATGATGTTTCCGATTGCCATCACGAAGATCGACAAGTGGCGCTACGCGCTCGCGCGTTTGACCGCGTTCTTCGAGCCCGGGCAGGCGCCGGCTGACATCAGCTATCAGCTGCAGCAGTCGTTGATCGCCGTCGGATCGGGCGGCTGGTTCGGGCGCGGCTTCGGCGAGGGCATGCAGCAAGCGTATTTCGTTCCGTTTCCTTATAGCGACTTCGTCGCGAGCAACATCGGCGAGGAGTGGGGATTCGTCGGGCTTGCGGGCATCACGATCGCGTTCGCGATCTATGGGTTGTTCGGCTTCAGAATCGCGCGGAAGGCGCGCTCGCCGTTCCTGCAGCTCGTGGCGGTGGGATTGACGTTCACGACCGTGCTCACCGCGTTTCTGCACATCGGCGTGGTCATCGGTCTGTTGCCGACCACGGGTCTCACGTTGCCGTTCGTATCGTACGGCCGTTCCAATCTCGTCCTGACGATGTTGTTCACCGGCATTCTCGTGAACATCGGCAGCGAGAAGGAACGCGTGATGGGCAGCCGCGCCACGGACCCGCTCGCCGTCGCCGCGGCATAA
- a CDS encoding UDP-N-acetylglucosamine--N-acetylmuramyl-(pentapeptide) pyrophosphoryl-undecaprenol N-acetylglucosamine transferase, giving the protein MTRIVFAGGGTGGHLYPGIAIARALVRADASVEPFFIGAQRGIERTVLPTTEFPYLLLDLHPLYRTAVWNNAKTVAGLSTSWRRLSAMVKQERPALIVGTGGYAAGLALAYAVMHRIPIVQQAGDSFPGLTARAFSRWSREIYLNFPEAARVLTSHHPGSLIDTGAPIEPPPSPRPDRAAARVKWGFPPTGGHVLLVYGGSQGSRAINEVVAEWVDRSLPENLYVIWGTGRATYEQFKHCEGPRVRVRDYLAPISEAYAATDLAVARAGAMTTAELFAWEIPAILIPLPTAAADHQSTNAVTLERAGAAIHIPQAQFTVERLDATVRKLLESPGEMDRLSAGAAARARPNAAAEIARRILHLLSS; this is encoded by the coding sequence ATGACGCGCATCGTCTTCGCGGGTGGGGGCACCGGCGGGCATCTCTATCCAGGCATCGCGATCGCGCGCGCCCTCGTGCGGGCGGATGCGTCGGTCGAGCCGTTCTTCATCGGCGCGCAGCGCGGCATCGAGCGCACGGTGCTGCCGACGACTGAATTTCCATATCTGCTGCTCGATCTCCATCCGCTCTACCGAACGGCGGTGTGGAACAACGCGAAGACGGTGGCGGGATTGTCGACGTCGTGGCGGCGGCTGTCCGCCATGGTGAAGCAGGAGCGGCCCGCCCTGATCGTCGGAACCGGCGGCTATGCGGCGGGGCTCGCGCTGGCGTACGCCGTGATGCACCGCATTCCCATCGTGCAGCAGGCGGGCGACAGCTTTCCCGGACTCACCGCGCGCGCGTTCAGCCGCTGGTCGCGCGAGATCTATCTCAACTTTCCTGAAGCGGCGCGCGTGCTGACGTCGCATCATCCAGGTTCGCTGATCGACACCGGCGCGCCGATCGAGCCGCCGCCGTCGCCCCGCCCGGACCGCGCGGCCGCGCGAGTGAAGTGGGGATTTCCGCCGACCGGCGGCCACGTGCTGCTCGTCTACGGAGGCAGCCAGGGATCGCGCGCGATCAACGAGGTCGTCGCGGAGTGGGTCGATCGTTCGCTTCCCGAAAACCTATACGTTATCTGGGGAACGGGGCGCGCGACGTACGAACAGTTCAAGCATTGTGAGGGACCGCGCGTGCGCGTGCGCGACTATCTCGCGCCGATCAGCGAGGCGTATGCGGCGACCGATCTCGCCGTCGCGCGCGCGGGGGCGATGACGACCGCCGAGCTCTTCGCGTGGGAGATTCCCGCGATCCTGATTCCGCTGCCGACGGCCGCGGCGGATCATCAAAGCACGAACGCCGTGACGCTCGAGCGCGCCGGCGCGGCGATTCACATTCCGCAGGCGCAGTTCACGGTCGAACGACTCGATGCCACCGTGCGCAAGCTGCTCGAGTCCCCGGGAGAGATGGACCGGTTGTCGGCCGGTGCGGCCGCGCGCGCGAGGCCCAATGCGGCAGCGGAGATTGCGCGGAGGATACTGCATTTGCTGTCATCCTGA
- the murC gene encoding UDP-N-acetylmuramate--L-alanine ligase, with product MSMPLIDPSDTRPIHFVGIAGAGMNALAELFFRQGVPITGCDAHPESAPDLERLGIQVTNHDVAHVAGARALVVTSAMPKDHPELVRARELGIPVIRRAEALGEATAGRELIAIAGTHGKTTTTVMTTAALDAAGRTPTALAGGRVSAWQGNLHPGSDRLYIVEADEYDRSFLTLSPTVAVVNNIDADHLDIYADLADIKRTFAQFARGARTIVLCADDAGASSMITPSSTEVIRFGIDSADARVVAKNLSLGPNGSTFHVVFDDEALGDVQLRIPGRHNVLNALAALSAGLAVGAKVPDMARGLESYAGVERRFQRLGESRGVAVVDDYAHNPGKVQAALATARIAFPGRRIIAAFQPHLYTRTRDFAREFGASLAAADLVYLTEIYPAREQPIEGVTSGLIGDALKSSGGTLAWRGERGTLAEALAGAVREGDVVVTIGAGDITRTGPELLERLESK from the coding sequence ATGTCCATGCCTCTGATCGATCCATCCGACACGCGTCCCATCCACTTCGTCGGAATCGCCGGCGCGGGCATGAACGCGCTGGCGGAGCTGTTCTTCCGTCAGGGCGTGCCGATCACCGGCTGCGACGCGCATCCCGAAAGCGCGCCGGATCTCGAGCGACTCGGCATTCAGGTCACGAACCACGACGTCGCGCACGTCGCCGGCGCACGCGCGCTCGTCGTCACGTCGGCCATGCCGAAGGATCATCCCGAGCTCGTGCGCGCGCGCGAGCTTGGCATTCCCGTCATTCGCCGCGCCGAAGCACTCGGCGAAGCAACCGCCGGGCGCGAGCTCATCGCGATCGCCGGCACGCATGGCAAGACCACGACGACGGTGATGACGACCGCCGCGCTCGATGCGGCCGGACGAACACCAACCGCGCTCGCGGGCGGCCGGGTATCGGCGTGGCAGGGCAATCTGCACCCCGGCAGCGATCGTCTCTACATCGTCGAAGCCGACGAATACGATCGATCGTTCCTCACACTCTCGCCGACCGTCGCGGTGGTGAACAACATCGACGCGGACCATCTCGACATCTACGCGGATCTCGCCGACATCAAGCGCACGTTCGCGCAATTTGCGCGCGGCGCGCGAACGATCGTGTTGTGCGCGGACGATGCCGGCGCGAGCTCGATGATCACCCCGAGCAGCACCGAGGTCATTCGCTTCGGCATCGACTCGGCGGATGCACGGGTGGTCGCGAAGAATCTCTCGCTCGGACCGAACGGCTCGACGTTTCACGTCGTGTTCGATGACGAAGCGCTGGGCGACGTGCAGCTGCGCATTCCCGGCCGTCACAATGTCCTGAACGCGCTCGCCGCGTTGTCCGCCGGGCTCGCGGTGGGTGCCAAGGTTCCGGACATGGCGCGCGGGCTCGAGAGTTACGCCGGCGTCGAGCGGCGATTTCAGCGACTCGGTGAATCGCGCGGCGTCGCGGTGGTGGACGATTACGCGCACAATCCCGGGAAAGTGCAGGCTGCGCTCGCGACGGCGCGCATTGCGTTTCCGGGCCGACGAATCATCGCCGCGTTTCAACCGCATCTGTACACGCGCACGCGCGACTTCGCGCGCGAGTTCGGGGCATCGCTCGCGGCGGCGGATCTCGTATACCTCACCGAGATCTACCCGGCGCGCGAGCAGCCGATCGAAGGCGTGACGTCCGGCTTGATCGGCGACGCACTGAAGTCGTCGGGCGGTACGCTGGCCTGGCGCGGCGAGCGCGGCACGCTCGCCGAAGCGTTGGCCGGCGCCGTGCGCGAAGGCGACGTCGTCGTGACGATCGGTGCCGGCGACATCACGCGCACCGGGCCCGAGCTCCTCGAGCGCCTGGAGAGCAAGTGA
- a CDS encoding FtsQ-type POTRA domain-containing protein, producing the protein MSDEERPAARDGRRMLRLSLIGIAALLVVSSPLWGPVLMRRMAFFHVHRIEIMGARYVAPNDILNRLHVDTMKSVWDPTGPLERRILSQPEIASAHVERKLPGTLVIRVTERAPVALVPANGGFRVYDERGVALPIDPTRVSVDAPVIMQPDIGVLRLLGAMRVGLPNLYARVSTVRRAGAPNELVLQLKEIPVRTTQDVTLDRLAEIEPVEADLMRKQLRVLELDLRFRDQVVARLQ; encoded by the coding sequence GTGAGCGACGAGGAGCGTCCCGCGGCGCGTGACGGGCGCCGGATGCTCCGTCTGAGCCTCATCGGCATCGCGGCGCTGCTCGTCGTGTCGTCGCCGCTGTGGGGGCCCGTGCTGATGCGCCGCATGGCGTTCTTTCACGTGCATCGCATCGAGATCATGGGTGCGCGCTACGTCGCGCCGAACGACATCCTCAACCGTCTCCACGTCGATACGATGAAGTCGGTGTGGGATCCAACCGGCCCGCTCGAGCGCCGCATTCTGTCGCAGCCGGAGATTGCGAGCGCCCACGTCGAGCGTAAACTCCCGGGAACGCTCGTGATTCGAGTCACCGAGCGCGCTCCCGTCGCCCTCGTGCCTGCGAACGGCGGCTTTCGTGTGTATGATGAACGCGGCGTCGCGTTGCCGATCGATCCCACGCGAGTCTCTGTGGATGCGCCGGTGATCATGCAGCCCGACATCGGCGTGCTCCGATTACTCGGCGCCATGCGCGTGGGTTTGCCGAATCTGTATGCTCGTGTCAGTACCGTGCGGCGCGCGGGGGCGCCCAATGAGCTGGTGCTTCAGCTCAAGGAAATCCCCGTGCGTACCACCCAGGATGTTACACTCGATCGTCTCGCCGAGATCGAGCCCGTCGAAGCGGACCTGATGCGTAAACAGCTTCGCGTTCTCGAGCTCGATCTTCGTTTTCGGGATCAAGTCGTTGCCAGATTACAATGA